In the Brassica napus cultivar Da-Ae chromosome A7, Da-Ae, whole genome shotgun sequence genome, one interval contains:
- the LOC106356458 gene encoding jasmonate O-methyltransferase codes for MVVMQILHMNKGNGETSYAKNSIVQSNIISLGRRAVDEALKKLMLSNSDISSLGIADLGCSSGPNSLLSISNIVDTIQNVCLDLDRPVPELKVSLNDLPSNDFNYIFASLPEFYDRLKKRDDNNNDCLGFDRRGEGPCFISAVPGSFYGRLFPRQSLHFVHSSSSLHWLSQVPCGEVSKEDGVIITADLDNKGKIYLSKTSPKSVHKAYALQFQSDFLVFLRSRSEEVVPGGRMVLSLLGRSSLDPTTEESCYQWELLAQALMSMANEGIIEEEKIDAFNAPYYAASSEELKMVIEKEGSFLIDRLEVSPVNWEGGSVTEENYDILRSKPEALASGRRVAKTIRAVIEPMLEPTFGHNVMDELFERYAKIVGEYSYVSSPRYAIVNISLVKMG; via the exons atggtAGTAATGCAAATTCTTCACATGAACAAAGGAAATGGTGAAACAAGTTATGCCAAAAACTCCATCGTTCAG AGCAACATAATATCTCTAGGCAGAAGGGCAGTGGACGAGGCCTTGAAAAAACTAATGTTGAGCAATTCAGATATTTCGAGTCTTGGAATCGCTGACTTAGGTTGCTCCTCCGGTCCCAATAGTCTCTTGTCTATCTCTAACATCGTAGACACAATCCAAAACGTGTGTCTTGACCTTGACCGTCCTGTCCCTGAGCTCAAAGTCTCTCTCAACGACCTCCCTAGCAACGACTTCAACTACATATTTGCTTCTTTGCCGGAGTTCTATGACCGGCTCAAGAAGAGAGACGACAATAATAATGATTGCTTAGGTTTTGACCGCAGAGGAGAAGGACCGTGTTTTATATCGGCGGTTCCTGGCTCTTTCTACGGACGTTTGTTTCCTCGCCAGAGCCTTCACTTTGTTCATTCTTCTTCTAGTTTGCACTGGTTGTCTCAg GTTCCATGTGGTGAGGTGAGCAAGGAAGATGGAGTGATCATAACAGCTGATTTAGACAACAAAGGGAAAATATACCTATCCAAGACAAGTCCTAAGAGTGTACATAAAGCCTATGCTCTTCAGTTCCAATCCGATTTCTTGGTGTTTCTTAGATCGCGATCCGAGGAGGTGGTTCCTGGAGGACGAATGGTCTTATCGCTCTTAGGTAGAAGCTCACTGGATCCTACAACCGAAGAGAGTTGCTATCAATGGGAGCTCCTAGCTCAAGCTCTCATGTCCATGGCAAATGAG GGTATCATCGAAGAAGAGAAGATCGATGCTTTCAACGCTCCTTACTATGCTGCGAGCTCCGAAGAGTTGAAAATGGTGATCGAGAAAGAAGGTTCTTTTTTGATTGATCGACTTGAGGTAAGTCCTGTTAATTGGGAAGGTGGGAGTGTCACCGAGGAAAACTATGACATATTACGATCCAAACCGGAAGCCCTAGCTAGTGGAAGAAGAGTGGCTAAAACAATTCGAGCTGTGATAGAGCCGATGCTAGAACCTACATTTGGTCATAATGTGATGGACGAACTTTTTGAAAGGTATGCAAAAATAGTGGGAGAGTACTCATATGTGAGCTCACCTCGATACGCTATTGTTAATATTTCGCTCGTAAAGATGGGTTGA
- the LOC106356461 gene encoding protein RADIALIS-like 5, translating into MASSSMSSSWTSKQNKIFERALAVYDKDTPDRWQNVAKAVGNKSAEEVKRHYDILVEDLMNIEQDLVPLPKYKTVDVGNKSRGINDYDLRLMKNMRIQ; encoded by the exons ATGGCCTCAAGTTCTATGAGCTCCTCTTGGACGTCTAAGCAAAATAAGATATTCGAAAGGGCTTTAGCCGTTTACGACAAAGACACTCCAGACCGTTGGCAAAACGTGGCCAAAGCCGTCGGGAATAAATCGGCAGAGGAAGTCAAACGTCACTACGATATTCTCGTTGAAGATCTCATGAACATCGAGCAAGACTTAGTCCCTTTGCCTAAATACAAGACCGTCGATGTTGGAAATAAATCAAGAGGCATCAACGATTACGATTTGAG GTTAATGAAGAATATGAGGATCCAGTGA
- the LOC106356463 gene encoding uncharacterized protein LOC106356463: protein MAIVVVFIQRYEETNKRKKYIGKVNRRFFPSRKRKKQDQKSHSSTFITKPSISTFTSSSTTCSCKTNMEDFRSRSYGDGRTSDRRSDGPGSLGGNGMQDLRSYSTSYTDHPTRIPEDNPNLKKGKSSSSSWGFVDPDIKRKKRVVSYRAYTVEGKLKGSFRKSFKWVKDKCSKLLN, encoded by the coding sequence ATGGCAATAGTAGTTGTCTTCATTCAAAGATATGAAGAAactaataaaaggaaaaaatatataggTAAAGTAAACAGAAGATTCTTTCCTTCTcgtaaaagaaagaaacaagacCAAAAAAGCCACTCGTCGACTTTTATTACAAAACCTTCGATCTCCACCTTCACTTCTTCCTCTACTACTTGTTCGTGTAAGACCAATATGGAAGACTTCAGATCCAGATCGTACGGTGACGGTAGAACATCAGACCGGAGATCCGACGGTCCAGGTTCACTCGGTGGTAATGGTATGCAAGATCTCAGGTCTTACAGCACTTCCTACACCGATCACCCGACCCGGATACCCGAAGATAACCCGAATCTGAAGAAAGGAAAATCGTCATCTTCTTCATGGGGATTTGTGGATCCAGATATAAAGAGGAAGAAAAGAGTTGTGAGTTACAGAGCTTACACTGTTGAAGGTAAGCTTAAAGGCTCTTTCAGAAAAAGCTTCAAGTGGGTTAAAGATAAATGCAGCAAGTTGCTCAACTAA